One segment of Paenibacillus sp. FSL R7-0337 DNA contains the following:
- a CDS encoding TIGR04086 family membrane protein yields MSLIRRLFSWKISSPVLSGLIRSFLWMMLGAFILSLLLWGSGLQEQDLTMYTYIVHGVAAAFGGLTAGSRAVRRGWYQGALTGMLYGLAVLLIGFLALDSSPGGMDFLWVLAAAGISALGGVLGVNLQKS; encoded by the coding sequence ATGTCTCTGATCAGGCGTCTATTCTCATGGAAAATATCTAGTCCGGTATTATCGGGTTTAATCCGCTCGTTCCTGTGGATGATGCTGGGTGCGTTCATCCTCTCCCTCCTGCTCTGGGGCAGCGGACTGCAGGAACAGGACCTCACTATGTACACCTACATTGTGCACGGCGTCGCTGCCGCATTCGGAGGCTTGACCGCAGGCAGCAGGGCCGTCCGCAGAGGCTGGTACCAGGGAGCACTCACAGGCATGTTATACGGACTGGCTGTGCTGCTGATCGGATTTCTGGCGCTTGACAGTTCGCCGGGGGGAATGGACTTCCTGTGGGTTCTGGCGGCCGCAGGCATTAGCGCACTCGGAGGAGTGCTTGGGGTTAATTTACAGAAATCCTAA
- a CDS encoding phosphatase PAP2 family protein, with amino-acid sequence MLYQSMNLVVVYTVAIVVILIWIGARRNPLMALVEIGRELLRSYKFTLIIIGMFSILALNKYELQIEEKMRLTADYTGFIFGLEGHFVRMVQELFYAPWLTPVIVFFYIFMLQAVLAASLGIYLLDKNRVILYATCYTIILTYAIAIPFYLYFPVNEVWSYAPAGVRFIMLDVFPKFEQEYRPLSGLNNCFPSLHTAISVSMALLAYRSGNRRWMVISTISAVIIVFGIFYLGIHWLTDMIGGTLLAVLSTAIAVPLAKLTLRSGEQGLRVRGRVTNTR; translated from the coding sequence TTGCTGTATCAGTCCATGAATCTTGTAGTTGTGTATACCGTTGCCATTGTTGTGATCTTAATCTGGATCGGCGCACGGCGCAATCCGCTGATGGCCTTAGTTGAAATCGGAAGAGAGCTGCTGAGGTCCTATAAATTCACACTCATTATTATAGGGATGTTCAGTATTCTTGCCCTGAATAAATATGAGCTGCAGATCGAAGAAAAGATGCGGCTGACCGCAGATTACACAGGTTTTATCTTCGGGCTGGAGGGGCATTTCGTCAGGATGGTTCAAGAGCTGTTCTACGCTCCCTGGCTGACACCGGTGATTGTCTTCTTCTATATCTTCATGCTGCAAGCCGTGCTGGCGGCCTCACTGGGGATCTATCTGCTAGACAAAAACCGTGTGATCCTCTATGCGACCTGCTACACCATTATTTTAACCTATGCTATCGCTATTCCGTTCTATCTGTACTTTCCGGTTAACGAGGTATGGTCCTATGCGCCTGCCGGGGTACGGTTCATCATGCTCGACGTTTTCCCGAAGTTTGAACAGGAATACCGGCCGCTATCCGGCCTCAATAACTGCTTCCCGAGCCTGCATACCGCCATCTCCGTATCCATGGCTCTGCTCGCTTACCGTTCCGGCAACCGCCGCTGGATGGTGATTAGTACAATCTCAGCCGTTATTATCGTTTTTGGAATCTTCTATCTCGGCATTCACTGGCTGACCGACATGATTGGCGGCACCTTGCTGGCTGTGCTGTCCACGGCTATTGCCGTACCGCTTGCCAAGCTTACCCTGCGCAGCGGGGAACAGGGTTTGAGAGTGCGGGGCCGGGTCACCAACACAAGGTAG
- the yajC gene encoding preprotein translocase subunit YajC has protein sequence MSQFYMAAGSGGGGSILGLVGPFVLMFVVFYFLLIRPQQKKTKARNGMLKSLKKGDKVVTIGGLHGTIMEISDDIVILRVNDVTRLTFDRGSISHSVVEVEDKM, from the coding sequence ATGTCACAGTTTTATATGGCAGCAGGTTCAGGCGGCGGAGGCAGTATTCTGGGTCTTGTAGGTCCTTTTGTACTGATGTTTGTCGTGTTCTACTTCCTGCTGATTCGTCCGCAGCAGAAGAAGACCAAGGCACGTAACGGAATGCTCAAATCGCTGAAAAAAGGCGATAAGGTAGTTACCATCGGCGGTCTGCACGGAACGATCATGGAGATTTCGGATGACATCGTTATTCTGCGGGTTAATGATGTGACCCGATTGACGTTTGACCGTGGTTCGATCAGTCACTCGGTTGTGGAAGTAGAAGACAAGATGTAA
- the tgt gene encoding tRNA guanosine(34) transglycosylase Tgt encodes MAAITYEHIKTCKQSGARLGRVHTPHGIIETPTFMPVGTQATVKTMSPEELKQMEAQIILSNTYHLFLRPGHEIIGEAGGLHKFMNWDRPILTDSGGFQVFSLSDMRKITEEGVHFRSHLNGDKKFLSPEVAMEIQNALGSDIMMAFDECPPYPAEYEYVKKSLERTTRWAERCLKSHARPNDQGLFAIVQGGMHEDLRRQSAADLTSMDFPGYAIGGLSVGESKQLMYEVLDYTVPLLPQGKPRYLMGVGSPDALLEGSIRGIDMFDCVLPTRIARNGTTMTSQGRLVVRNAQYARDFGPLDPECTCYTCRNYSRAYLRHLIKADETFGLRLTTYHNLHFLLELMRKVREAIMEDRLLDFRDEFFAQYGLYDNLKGF; translated from the coding sequence ATGGCAGCAATTACTTACGAACACATTAAGACCTGTAAACAATCCGGGGCACGGCTCGGAAGAGTCCACACCCCGCACGGAATTATTGAGACACCGACCTTCATGCCGGTAGGCACCCAGGCTACTGTCAAGACGATGAGTCCTGAAGAGCTTAAGCAGATGGAAGCACAGATCATTCTGAGCAACACGTACCATCTGTTCCTTCGTCCGGGTCATGAGATTATCGGCGAAGCGGGCGGCCTGCATAAGTTCATGAACTGGGACCGCCCGATCTTGACCGACAGCGGCGGCTTCCAGGTATTCTCCCTGAGCGACATGCGTAAGATCACGGAAGAAGGGGTTCATTTCCGCTCCCATCTGAACGGGGATAAGAAGTTTCTGTCTCCCGAAGTGGCTATGGAGATTCAGAATGCGCTCGGTTCAGATATTATGATGGCCTTCGATGAATGCCCGCCTTACCCGGCAGAATATGAGTATGTGAAAAAATCGCTCGAACGCACCACCCGCTGGGCCGAGCGTTGCCTCAAAAGCCATGCCCGTCCGAATGACCAGGGACTGTTCGCCATCGTACAGGGGGGCATGCATGAGGATCTCCGCCGCCAGAGCGCGGCTGATTTGACTTCCATGGATTTCCCGGGGTATGCTATTGGGGGACTCAGCGTCGGAGAGTCCAAGCAGCTTATGTATGAAGTGCTGGATTACACGGTTCCGCTGCTGCCGCAAGGGAAACCACGCTATTTGATGGGCGTAGGTTCACCGGATGCGCTGCTGGAAGGGTCAATCCGCGGAATAGACATGTTCGACTGTGTTCTGCCTACCCGTATTGCCCGTAATGGAACAACGATGACCAGTCAGGGAAGACTCGTCGTGCGCAACGCGCAGTATGCCCGTGATTTTGGGCCGCTTGATCCGGAGTGTACCTGCTACACCTGCCGGAATTATTCCCGCGCTTATCTGCGTCATCTGATTAAGGCCGACGAAACCTTCGGCTTGCGGCTGACAACGTACCATAACTTACACTTCCTGCTGGAATTGATGCGTAAAGTGCGTGAAGCCATCATGGAAGATCGGCTGCTTGATTTTCGCGATGAGTTTTTTGCACAATACGGATTATATGATAATCTAAAAGGCTTCTAG
- the queA gene encoding tRNA preQ1(34) S-adenosylmethionine ribosyltransferase-isomerase QueA, producing MNVELYDFNLPEELIAQTPLADRSSSRLLLVDKENGQLDHGHFTDILGQFRPGDTLVLNDTRVIPARLFGVKEDTGAKAEVLLLKNMEGDRWEALVKPGKKLKTGAVIVFSEELRAVIEDEADMGGRTLRFIYEGIFQEILDRLGSMPLPPYIKETLDDRERYQTVYARHEGSAAAPTAGLHFTTELLEQIAAIGVNIVYVTLHVGLGTFRPMSVETVEEHVMHAEYFELSQAAADALNEARARGGRIIAVGTTSCRTLETVGRQCQGGPIEACSGWTDIFIYPGYEFTVVNALITNFHLPKSTLVMLVSALAGRELILAAYEEAIKQQYRFFSFGDAMFIY from the coding sequence ATGAATGTTGAACTTTATGATTTCAATCTGCCCGAGGAGCTGATTGCCCAGACTCCGCTTGCCGACCGCAGTTCATCCAGACTGCTGCTGGTAGACAAGGAGAACGGCCAACTGGACCACGGTCATTTCACGGATATACTGGGGCAGTTCCGCCCGGGCGATACGCTTGTACTTAATGATACACGGGTTATTCCCGCCAGACTGTTCGGAGTCAAGGAAGATACCGGAGCCAAGGCGGAGGTCCTGCTGCTTAAGAATATGGAAGGGGACCGCTGGGAGGCGCTGGTGAAGCCCGGCAAGAAGCTGAAGACTGGAGCGGTCATCGTCTTCAGCGAAGAGCTTCGTGCCGTGATTGAAGACGAGGCGGATATGGGCGGGCGGACACTCCGCTTCATCTATGAGGGGATTTTTCAGGAGATTCTGGACAGGCTCGGCTCCATGCCGCTCCCTCCTTATATCAAGGAAACCCTGGATGACCGTGAGCGGTATCAGACCGTGTATGCCCGGCATGAAGGATCGGCGGCAGCGCCGACAGCCGGACTGCATTTCACCACAGAGCTGCTGGAGCAGATTGCAGCTATCGGTGTGAATATCGTCTATGTCACACTTCATGTCGGTCTCGGAACCTTCCGTCCGATGTCTGTCGAGACCGTGGAAGAGCATGTCATGCATGCTGAATATTTCGAGCTGTCCCAGGCAGCGGCGGATGCACTCAATGAAGCCAGAGCAAGAGGCGGAAGAATAATAGCTGTAGGCACAACCTCCTGCCGGACTCTGGAGACCGTAGGCAGACAATGCCAGGGCGGGCCGATTGAGGCATGCAGCGGCTGGACGGATATTTTTATCTATCCGGGTTATGAATTCACTGTCGTCAATGCACTGATCACCAATTTCCATCTGCCCAAGTCAACCTTGGTTATGCTGGTAAGCGCTTTGGCTGGACGGGAACTGATTCTCGCTGCGTATGAAGAAGCGATTAAGCAGCAGTACCGGTTCTTTAGCTTTGGCGATGCAATGTTCATTTATTAA
- a CDS encoding SpoIID/LytB domain-containing protein, with product MKLAKWTTTGIGLLGRGAMAALLAAGSLLIPADHARADSGGPIRVALYADIGSKYKSTVPLVTLQSELSFSLLPAAGGSPLLSVPAQNKVRVSLDGFRVKVLETPSWQTAADAAKKLQSSSNKPQIFMIARGGAKVYQLYTGGYASESAANNGLNAVLKAGLAIPEGQTPAVAGTKHLTAGSYATLEEAQGVVSSLTTAGLDAWPVFISGDGGSARTEVWAGEASTDSELAAVSASAAALLPQIALTPVAPGAPGVMIRMDAGLDFNSEIQAFHYLLSGSDTKFILSGNEKGIMLTERSKRIYRGDMELGNLNGSLSVINVVPLEQYLYAVVGGEVSSGWPEEALKAQAVAARSYALSQGNRFDVANVVDTTLSQVYNGIGAEAPTIIKAVDATAGEVLQSGGKVVEAVFSSNSGGVTADPSEVWNSGGNYASVPSAEDIAAVGSAKKWYYVLLDSGVSGYAREDNIKLTGDKTAAGLPIATATTKDVNIRPLPVVDSSAAPAGKLNPGQNAVVLNQVYESGSYSWIKGPYSSAELLKSLTGKTSGTLPSSITTLEVTRRGPSGRAVEVKANGQILQVKYPDLFRSSFGGLPSTLFDIVPAGSYTVLGADGSTAAIGSASSAGVLSASGQVTSSGSGTVVMGADQTSRVVTGSPGFYFIGWGYGHGLGMSQWGVKGMADKGYDYKQILQHYFNNVTIIKN from the coding sequence ATGAAACTTGCGAAGTGGACAACAACAGGAATCGGGCTGCTGGGCCGGGGGGCAATGGCTGCATTGCTTGCAGCAGGCAGTCTGCTCATTCCGGCAGATCACGCCCGCGCCGATTCCGGCGGGCCCATCCGGGTTGCACTGTATGCCGACATTGGCAGCAAATATAAATCTACCGTACCGCTGGTAACCCTGCAGTCTGAGCTGAGCTTCAGCCTGCTTCCGGCAGCCGGCGGCAGCCCGTTATTGTCGGTTCCGGCCCAGAACAAGGTCCGTGTTAGTCTGGACGGGTTCCGGGTGAAGGTGCTGGAGACGCCAAGCTGGCAGACCGCTGCGGATGCGGCGAAGAAGCTTCAGTCTTCTTCCAATAAGCCGCAGATCTTCATGATTGCGAGAGGCGGCGCCAAGGTATATCAGCTATATACCGGAGGCTATGCCAGTGAGAGTGCAGCCAATAACGGGCTGAACGCCGTCCTCAAAGCCGGTCTGGCGATTCCTGAGGGGCAGACCCCTGCGGTGGCCGGAACCAAGCATCTGACTGCGGGCTCCTACGCTACACTCGAGGAAGCCCAGGGGGTAGTCAGCAGCCTGACCACTGCCGGCTTAGATGCCTGGCCGGTATTCATATCCGGTGATGGCGGCAGTGCGCGTACCGAGGTATGGGCAGGCGAGGCGTCAACTGACAGCGAGCTTGCGGCGGTCTCTGCTTCGGCAGCTGCGCTGCTTCCTCAGATTGCTCTGACGCCTGTAGCTCCGGGTGCACCCGGAGTAATGATCCGCATGGACGCAGGGCTCGATTTCAACAGCGAAATCCAGGCCTTTCATTATCTGTTATCCGGAAGTGACACGAAGTTCATCTTGTCCGGCAATGAGAAGGGAATCATGCTTACGGAAAGGTCCAAGCGGATCTACCGCGGCGATATGGAGCTTGGCAATCTGAATGGTTCATTGTCTGTCATTAACGTGGTTCCGCTGGAGCAATATCTGTATGCCGTAGTGGGAGGAGAGGTATCCTCCGGCTGGCCGGAAGAAGCGCTGAAGGCCCAGGCTGTAGCGGCACGCAGTTACGCGCTGTCCCAAGGGAACCGCTTCGATGTTGCCAATGTGGTGGATACAACGCTCAGCCAGGTCTATAACGGAATCGGTGCAGAAGCACCCACAATCATCAAGGCGGTCGATGCAACGGCAGGCGAAGTGCTGCAGAGCGGCGGCAAGGTCGTAGAGGCAGTTTTCTCCTCCAACAGCGGCGGCGTTACGGCTGACCCTTCAGAAGTATGGAACAGTGGCGGCAACTATGCCAGTGTGCCCAGCGCAGAGGATATAGCTGCGGTGGGTTCGGCCAAGAAGTGGTATTATGTACTGCTGGACAGCGGCGTCTCCGGCTATGCCCGGGAAGATAACATCAAATTAACAGGCGATAAGACAGCCGCAGGGCTCCCCATTGCCACAGCCACAACCAAGGATGTGAATATCCGGCCGCTGCCTGTTGTTGACAGCAGTGCTGCTCCAGCAGGCAAGCTGAATCCGGGCCAGAACGCCGTAGTGCTTAATCAGGTCTATGAATCCGGCAGCTACAGCTGGATCAAGGGTCCGTATTCTTCAGCTGAGCTGCTGAAGAGCCTGACCGGCAAGACCAGCGGTACTTTGCCCTCTTCCATAACCACTCTGGAGGTTACCCGGCGCGGGCCATCGGGGAGAGCGGTAGAGGTCAAGGCGAACGGCCAGATCCTGCAGGTGAAGTACCCGGATCTGTTCCGTTCCTCCTTCGGCGGATTGCCCAGCACCTTGTTTGATATTGTACCTGCCGGAAGTTATACTGTATTAGGCGCTGACGGCTCTACAGCTGCTATCGGCAGCGCAAGCTCTGCCGGAGTGCTGTCTGCCTCGGGCCAAGTAACGTCCAGCGGCAGCGGAACGGTTGTGATGGGCGCGGATCAGACCTCCAGAGTCGTGACCGGCAGTCCGGGCTTCTATTTCATCGGCTGGGGTTACGGGCACGGACTCGGCATGTCCCAATGGGGCGTGAAGGGAATGGCCGACAAAGGGTATGATTATAAGCAAATATTGCAACACTATTTCAATAACGTTACTATAATTAAGAATTAA
- the ruvB gene encoding Holliday junction branch migration DNA helicase RuvB, with translation MDDRIISANLMMDEQAVELSLRPRYLGEYIGQNQVKENLKIYIEAAKMRSEALDHVLLYGPPGLGKTTLANIIANELGVNLRTTSGPAIERPGDLAALLTNLQEGDVLFIDEIHRLHRTVEEVMYPAMEDFALDIMIGKGPSARSVRLDLPPFTLIGATTRAGLLSAPLRDRFGVVSRLEYYTIDELSFIVARNAELLGIEILGDAAEEIALRARGTPRIANRLLKRVRDYAQVRGDGIITPEIAAESLKMLQVDPRGLDSIDHKMLQSMISSFRGGPVGLDTIAATIGEESQTIEDVYEPYLLQIGFLQRTPRGRIVTPAAYHHLGLPLPPQPN, from the coding sequence ATGGATGACCGGATTATATCGGCTAATCTGATGATGGACGAGCAGGCGGTGGAATTAAGTCTGCGCCCCCGTTATCTGGGTGAATATATCGGCCAGAACCAGGTGAAAGAGAACCTGAAAATATATATAGAAGCGGCCAAGATGCGCAGTGAAGCGCTGGATCATGTGCTGCTGTACGGGCCTCCGGGTCTCGGCAAAACGACGCTGGCCAATATTATTGCCAACGAACTTGGAGTCAATCTGCGGACCACCTCCGGCCCGGCAATTGAACGGCCCGGCGATCTGGCGGCGCTGCTGACGAACCTTCAGGAAGGCGATGTGCTGTTCATTGACGAGATTCACCGTCTGCACCGGACGGTGGAGGAGGTCATGTATCCGGCGATGGAGGATTTCGCGCTGGATATTATGATTGGCAAGGGGCCGAGCGCACGGTCGGTCCGGCTGGACCTGCCGCCCTTCACGCTAATTGGGGCAACGACACGCGCAGGACTGCTGTCTGCTCCGCTGCGTGACCGCTTCGGAGTGGTCAGCCGGCTAGAGTATTACACCATCGATGAACTGAGCTTCATTGTGGCCCGCAACGCCGAACTGCTGGGCATTGAGATTCTGGGCGATGCAGCGGAAGAGATTGCCCTGCGGGCCCGGGGGACGCCGCGGATTGCCAACCGTCTACTGAAGCGGGTACGCGATTACGCCCAGGTCCGGGGCGACGGAATCATCACCCCGGAGATTGCTGCCGAATCGCTGAAGATGCTCCAGGTGGACCCCCGGGGACTGGACAGTATCGACCATAAGATGCTGCAATCCATGATCAGCTCCTTCCGGGGCGGGCCTGTTGGGCTGGATACCATCGCCGCTACGATAGGCGAAGAGAGCCAGACCATTGAGGATGTATACGAGCCCTATCTGCTGCAGATAGGTTTCTTGCAGCGCACGCCGCGCGGTCGCATTGTTACGCCTGCGGCATATCATCATCTCGGCCTTCCGCTTCCACCGCAGCCTAACTGA
- the ruvA gene encoding Holliday junction branch migration protein RuvA — MIDFLRGPVAHLEPEYVVLDVQGVGYRVFCPNPYAFAKTEGPVTVFIHYQTREDATLLFGFPSREEQRLFRKLIEVSGIGPRVALGILTGGTPDQLIAAIYQENITFLTKLPGIGKKTAQRMILDLKDKLDGFGGAALQTGLFAVAAEAQNKAEALPWEEARDALKALGYTDAELDRVHLKMKQEGTDTGPVDVLMKKALGLLYIAK; from the coding sequence ATGATAGATTTTCTTAGAGGGCCGGTTGCGCATCTGGAGCCGGAATATGTTGTGCTGGATGTTCAGGGCGTGGGGTACCGGGTATTCTGCCCGAACCCGTATGCTTTTGCCAAGACTGAGGGTCCGGTGACTGTGTTCATTCATTATCAGACCCGCGAGGATGCTACGCTTCTGTTCGGATTCCCGTCGCGCGAGGAGCAGCGGCTGTTCCGCAAGCTTATTGAGGTATCGGGCATCGGCCCGCGTGTCGCGCTGGGCATTCTGACTGGCGGAACGCCGGATCAGCTGATCGCGGCTATCTATCAGGAGAATATCACCTTCCTGACGAAGCTGCCGGGAATCGGCAAGAAGACGGCGCAACGGATGATTCTGGACCTGAAGGACAAGCTGGACGGCTTCGGCGGGGCAGCCTTACAGACGGGATTGTTCGCAGTAGCGGCTGAAGCGCAGAACAAGGCGGAGGCGCTCCCGTGGGAAGAAGCCAGAGATGCCCTGAAGGCGCTTGGTTACACCGATGCCGAGCTGGACCGGGTGCACTTGAAGATGAAGCAGGAAGGCACGGATACCGGACCGGTGGATGTGCTGATGAAGAAGGCGCTGGGGCTGCTGTATATCGCCAAATAG
- the ruvC gene encoding crossover junction endodeoxyribonuclease RuvC, with translation MRILGIDPGLAIVGFGFVDKVGNKLTPVQYGCIQTEAHTPEEERLLHVYEGMVQLIDKYKPDAVAVEKLFFSRNVTTALPVAQARGVLILAAVQRGLPVAEYTPMMVKQAVVGYGKAEKKQVQEMVKLLLKLTAVPKPDDVADALAVAVCHAHSVSLNSKLNEVLRK, from the coding sequence TTGCGCATTTTGGGGATTGATCCGGGGCTGGCGATTGTCGGCTTTGGCTTCGTAGATAAGGTTGGCAACAAATTAACACCGGTCCAATACGGCTGTATCCAGACCGAGGCACATACCCCGGAAGAAGAGCGTCTGCTGCATGTCTATGAAGGCATGGTGCAGCTGATTGATAAATATAAGCCGGATGCGGTAGCGGTAGAGAAGCTGTTCTTCAGCCGCAATGTGACCACGGCCTTACCGGTGGCGCAGGCACGCGGGGTGCTGATTCTGGCAGCCGTACAGCGGGGGCTTCCGGTGGCAGAATACACCCCTATGATGGTGAAGCAGGCTGTAGTCGGTTACGGCAAGGCGGAGAAGAAGCAGGTGCAGGAGATGGTCAAGCTGCTCTTGAAGCTGACGGCTGTACCGAAGCCCGATGATGTGGCGGATGCGCTGGCGGTGGCGGTATGCCATGCCCATTCCGTGAGTCTTAATTCCAAATTAAATGAGGTATTGCGAAAATGA
- a CDS encoding helix-turn-helix domain-containing protein: MGHLTGTREKAAQEVLSGIKSAVVARKYGVTPSTVNQWVRDYREAHGEQDHPYPQETVEELKRLLEVEQKYEKAVKMLGEKELEIEILRELLKKPTPAYPKKSR; the protein is encoded by the coding sequence ATGGGACACTTAACAGGAACAAGAGAGAAGGCCGCACAAGAGGTGTTGTCTGGCATTAAGTCAGCGGTGGTTGCCCGAAAGTATGGGGTGACCCCATCGACAGTGAATCAGTGGGTGAGAGACTACCGAGAGGCCCATGGGGAACAAGATCATCCGTATCCCCAGGAGACGGTGGAGGAACTGAAGCGTCTCCTGGAAGTGGAGCAGAAATACGAAAAGGCCGTCAAGATGCTCGGCGAAAAGGAGTTAGAGATTGAGATTCTGCGTGAACTGCTAAAAAAGCCAACCCCTGCTTATCCGAAAAAATCGAGGTAG
- a CDS encoding integrase core domain-containing protein encodes MEQHCAPDSARPVIRTDNGPQFVSHLFGDMCESWEMTHERIPPRTPDLNAFIESFHSNIDRDLFRKEAFDTFEEAYEAVDRYMDFYNNRRMHTSLRNMPPATFAEWVLTQEDRSRFFWPREKAK; translated from the coding sequence ATGGAGCAACACTGCGCCCCTGACAGCGCACGTCCGGTGATCCGCACCGACAACGGCCCACAGTTTGTCAGCCATCTGTTTGGCGACATGTGTGAAAGCTGGGAAATGACCCATGAACGCATTCCGCCTCGAACGCCGGATTTAAACGCTTTTATTGAATCGTTCCACAGTAATATCGACCGGGATTTGTTCCGCAAAGAGGCATTCGACACGTTCGAAGAGGCCTATGAAGCGGTGGACCGGTACATGGACTTTTACAACAACCGCAGAATGCATACGAGCCTTCGGAACATGCCGCCAGCTACCTTTGCGGAGTGGGTCCTGACCCAAGAAGACCGCTCCCGCTTCTTCTGGCCGAGAGAAAAAGCGAAATAA
- a CDS encoding BofC C-terminal domain-containing protein, producing MNAFRLKKQLWRRWRRWKKAPWVGAACLVLTLLAWRGMQVPEEISTLLKSSSFLSGSAGQNLEFGSSLPAVAALYNHTDDDAEEDAAVLNSQELLKAVGKEAISRTVHLKTLYVAGEEVQTLPGKQTPAQLNELIVRHAGWSGWISREGDLWLEQRVNDLSPLTKKEAYFGVDEQGNLTLFQGPPEAERVMKTFFQMDMGSIKSSLPKGIWEQLHQGIRVQDLEEYNSVLSTFSDYARDSSEQVMHAE from the coding sequence GTGAATGCTTTTCGCCTGAAAAAACAACTGTGGCGGCGGTGGAGACGCTGGAAAAAAGCTCCCTGGGTAGGTGCGGCATGCCTCGTGCTGACGTTGCTCGCCTGGCGCGGCATGCAGGTTCCGGAAGAGATCAGCACGCTGCTTAAATCTTCGTCATTCCTGAGCGGCAGCGCAGGGCAGAATCTGGAATTCGGAAGCAGCTTACCGGCTGTAGCCGCCCTATATAACCATACAGATGATGATGCCGAAGAGGATGCCGCCGTGTTGAACAGTCAAGAGCTGCTGAAGGCTGTGGGCAAGGAAGCCATCAGCAGAACAGTGCATCTCAAGACGCTCTATGTAGCCGGTGAAGAGGTACAGACCCTGCCGGGCAAGCAGACCCCGGCCCAGCTTAACGAGCTGATTGTCCGGCATGCGGGCTGGAGCGGCTGGATTAGCCGGGAAGGGGACCTGTGGCTGGAGCAGCGGGTCAATGACCTGTCGCCGCTGACCAAAAAAGAAGCCTACTTCGGGGTGGACGAGCAAGGCAACCTGACCTTGTTCCAAGGACCGCCCGAGGCGGAGCGGGTCATGAAGACCTTTTTCCAAATGGACATGGGCTCGATTAAATCCTCTTTACCCAAGGGGATCTGGGAGCAGCTTCATCAGGGCATCCGGGTGCAGGATCTGGAGGAGTACAACAGCGTACTCTCCACATTCAGCGACTATGCGCGGGATTCCTCTGAACAGGTGATGCATGCGGAGTGA